Proteins encoded together in one Ignavibacteriota bacterium window:
- a CDS encoding response regulator, with the protein MKDNKTIILLVEDNKDFAKLLDVYLQRYEKDLFTIIWKENYTSALHEIETNPNLDVILMDYFLPGKNGLEITQELRERKVNLPIVFLTVNKDLDVALNVMKLGVAEYLIKDDISSPVLPKTLMNVIEKHKLEEQLAQQEISRERLNAMKELLANVIDDLERPLIEMQGIITELGMNMPESQQNYIKIINDTVFRISGKLEKLKQLKQDKTVKYIKDIKMIDLS; encoded by the coding sequence ATGAAAGATAATAAAACCATAATACTCCTTGTTGAAGATAACAAAGATTTTGCAAAACTTTTAGATGTTTATCTCCAACGGTACGAAAAAGATTTGTTTACAATTATCTGGAAAGAAAATTATACTTCGGCACTTCATGAAATTGAAACCAATCCCAATCTTGATGTAATTCTTATGGATTATTTTTTACCCGGGAAAAACGGATTGGAAATTACTCAAGAGTTACGTGAACGAAAAGTCAACCTTCCAATTGTGTTTCTCACGGTGAACAAAGACCTTGATGTCGCACTCAATGTGATGAAACTCGGTGTGGCGGAATATTTAATCAAAGATGATATTTCTTCTCCTGTGTTACCAAAGACGCTAATGAATGTAATCGAAAAACATAAATTAGAAGAACAACTTGCGCAGCAGGAAATAAGTCGCGAAAGACTGAACGCAATGAAGGAACTTCTTGCCAACGTAATAGATGATTTGGAACGTCCGTTGATTGAAATGCAGGGAATTATTACTGAATTAGGAATGAACATGCCCGAATCGCAACAGAATTACATTAAGATTATCAATGATACTGTCTTCCGTATTTCCGGGAAACTCGAAAAATTAAAGCAACTTAAGCAGGATAAAACTGTTAAGTACATCAAAGACATCAAGATGATTGATTTGTCCTGA
- a CDS encoding PAS domain S-box protein, whose amino-acid sequence MARQSHFIDSLKTAYHCFPGGVFIFQNGKPVYANIGAVKIFEFDSVEEILGTNFKLLLSTDSHKQFQKELRELFDEKAISFDLNGKKKSGELFDLKCTISPIEVERTKLQVILVEDITEEKRSLEKIRSSAELFESFFQQSPEALVVVQAGKISISNQAFQKFFLIADGTDLHSTEISGLIDPENQQTFQTICKKILSGKSQQSELIHKAYRGDGSFVDVKTTVNLIHIDREKSLLLSFRDITSEIQEKQALDAKASEWSVIDELVTSLGEIYDLKHLLKSLSEKVTEAIGFSVYAIYLTDSKNENLELQQSRGFASGLTEKLTSLTLEEGIGGFLHKTLEPHVVEIVKYPSYLPFRATFTHAGFSKMCLVPFVNKGKLLGALLLATKNENAISPSMQLLNLLTKHGGEAFARVLTFEKLRKTEKDFRQSIESTTSVLYKLAMNGTFISFNSALERLTGHERKEFFRTTSLWLSLIHPDDKKLLLERQTKLPELTEAYTIEYRVRPRGKAQYRWVRDTLSPVKSADGQIDSFEGTMEDVSDYKQLQVETKKVVEQKQIEQQSTESTQIFHNIINTMEDVLILSSLDGTVLQVNHAFEKKFGYRLNEATTLEFPQPWLSVDQTAKYVLWMSELKKEGTLHDFDMRWKTKSGLLFDMSISTAFITTTKNEPTAILTVARDISERKLLSKELEERNAQLDLLNRIITAAEESMDFDEIFEKIARELKKVISFEDVEISLIADEEYVEMLACEGVTESAKGALIPIEQTITQLTIRGHEPVIIADMTEDEDYARLNSYYYGIRSQMSFPIVLKGRILGTLNIGSTTPNMYRDVETKSLQSVAQQLGVIIDRVQLFNKVSEDSWYISNLLDSIDSVVYTVDRELNILQVNRAWNDFIRAYEKDVENEYEGTNLFDVLPDESLKAMLQKVTEDLLAGSIEFSSGEIVLRSLHGERMYQVTINPLVIEKDIFGLVISHTDITELRQSASELKKHSEKLLALNSIATKIQTSRSIEEILHTAVPMLQKTTEADAIAVYLKSEETDDLFLAAHSEISESLLNQIPNLSLRTSATGNVVKTHQSLFIQQKAYDDSRILKEFRAFFRLAGIEALGIIPLVSRERVYGAIDIVYRTRDAFTDQLCQILALVSNQLGTAIENVQLYNQLQKQVEQLSVLYRISQQLTSTLEMEHIYDIIALHLQQSFSFETLSIGLFDEKTHELVSSFDVSQNEGRMQIFSKASVRNTLLEGTPEHEVIVTKQSVLNSVGNLIHIPMLSKEKIFGIMSLSVSEQAHFSQTQIRLLENIANLVAIALEKAKLHQETIQKSAEIERRNKELDDFAYVVSHDLKEPLISVEGFCNILQSDFSNSISEEGKEYLDSIVSASGRMKGLIDDLLMLSRISRPSDVFKPVNLEEVINEVKADFVYTLTQKNAMLILEDPMPTVFGNRSHLKILFQNLISNALKFNDKERPTVEIGFLNAENNSYLFFVRDNGIGIDKDYYEKIFVIFQRLHPREQYEGSGAGLAIVKKIIEMHKGTIWVESIPGQGTTFYFTLTK is encoded by the coding sequence TTGGCAAGGCAATCACATTTCATTGACTCATTAAAAACTGCATATCATTGTTTCCCCGGCGGGGTTTTCATTTTTCAAAACGGAAAACCGGTTTATGCAAATATTGGTGCAGTAAAAATATTTGAATTTGATTCAGTGGAGGAGATACTTGGGACGAACTTCAAACTTCTTCTTTCAACTGATTCACATAAGCAATTTCAAAAGGAATTGAGGGAGTTGTTTGATGAGAAAGCAATTTCCTTCGACTTGAACGGAAAGAAGAAATCGGGTGAACTCTTCGATCTCAAATGTACAATTTCTCCGATTGAAGTTGAACGGACTAAACTCCAGGTAATACTTGTTGAAGATATTACGGAAGAAAAAAGGTCGCTTGAAAAAATTCGTTCCTCTGCTGAATTATTTGAATCGTTTTTTCAACAAAGCCCGGAGGCGTTGGTTGTTGTTCAGGCGGGAAAAATTTCTATTTCAAATCAGGCATTTCAAAAGTTTTTCCTTATTGCAGATGGAACAGACCTACACTCAACAGAAATTTCAGGTTTGATTGACCCTGAAAATCAACAAACTTTTCAAACGATTTGTAAAAAAATCCTTTCAGGGAAAAGTCAACAATCCGAATTGATTCATAAAGCATATCGGGGAGATGGCAGTTTCGTTGATGTAAAGACGACTGTCAACCTCATTCATATAGATAGGGAAAAGAGTTTATTGCTAAGTTTTCGGGATATCACTTCTGAAATCCAAGAGAAACAAGCATTAGATGCAAAAGCAAGCGAATGGTCTGTCATTGATGAACTTGTAACTTCGCTCGGAGAAATTTATGATTTGAAGCATCTCTTGAAATCGTTATCCGAAAAAGTTACTGAGGCAATTGGATTTTCTGTCTACGCGATTTATCTCACCGATTCAAAAAACGAGAACCTTGAATTGCAACAGAGCAGAGGTTTTGCATCGGGACTAACCGAAAAACTTACTTCACTTACGCTGGAAGAAGGCATCGGTGGTTTTCTACATAAAACACTTGAGCCCCATGTGGTAGAAATTGTGAAATATCCATCGTACTTGCCATTCCGTGCGACGTTTACTCATGCCGGTTTTTCAAAAATGTGTCTCGTTCCATTTGTGAATAAAGGAAAACTTCTCGGTGCATTATTACTTGCAACGAAGAATGAAAACGCAATCTCACCATCAATGCAACTCCTGAATTTACTGACGAAACATGGTGGCGAAGCGTTTGCCCGCGTATTAACGTTTGAGAAACTGAGAAAAACAGAAAAAGATTTTCGGCAGTCTATCGAAAGTACGACGAGCGTTCTCTACAAATTAGCCATGAATGGAACATTCATATCCTTTAACTCCGCTCTTGAACGGTTGACAGGACACGAACGAAAAGAATTTTTCAGAACTACTTCTCTCTGGCTCAGTCTTATTCATCCTGACGATAAAAAATTATTGCTTGAACGTCAAACCAAATTACCGGAATTGACGGAAGCGTACACAATAGAATACCGTGTTCGCCCTCGAGGGAAAGCACAGTATCGTTGGGTGAGAGATACCTTGTCGCCAGTAAAATCTGCCGATGGACAAATTGATTCGTTCGAAGGAACAATGGAAGATGTCTCGGACTATAAACAACTTCAAGTTGAAACAAAGAAAGTTGTAGAACAGAAACAAATCGAACAACAGAGTACTGAATCAACACAGATATTTCACAACATCATCAACACGATGGAAGACGTGTTGATACTCAGTAGCCTGGATGGAACTGTTCTACAAGTGAATCACGCATTTGAGAAAAAATTCGGTTATCGGTTGAATGAAGCAACAACATTAGAATTTCCTCAACCATGGTTAAGTGTTGACCAAACAGCGAAATATGTTTTGTGGATGTCTGAATTGAAAAAGGAAGGAACGCTTCACGATTTCGACATGCGTTGGAAAACCAAATCAGGTCTTTTATTTGACATGAGTATCAGTACGGCGTTTATAACGACTACAAAAAATGAACCGACTGCAATACTGACTGTCGCGCGCGATATCAGCGAACGAAAACTCCTTTCAAAAGAATTAGAAGAACGGAACGCCCAACTTGATTTGCTCAATCGCATTATAACGGCGGCAGAGGAATCAATGGACTTCGATGAAATTTTCGAGAAGATTGCCCGGGAATTGAAGAAAGTCATTTCGTTTGAAGATGTCGAAATTAGTCTTATCGCTGATGAAGAATATGTAGAAATGTTAGCATGTGAAGGCGTCACAGAATCGGCGAAAGGAGCTCTCATCCCGATTGAACAAACAATTACCCAGTTAACAATTCGGGGACATGAACCGGTCATCATTGCAGATATGACCGAAGATGAAGACTACGCCCGTTTGAATTCCTATTACTATGGAATTCGTTCGCAGATGTCTTTTCCAATCGTGTTGAAGGGGAGAATTCTTGGAACGCTCAACATTGGTAGCACCACACCGAATATGTATCGAGATGTTGAAACAAAAAGTTTACAATCGGTAGCGCAACAACTCGGTGTTATCATTGATAGAGTTCAACTTTTTAATAAAGTCAGTGAGGATTCGTGGTATATCAGCAACTTGCTTGATTCGATTGATAGTGTAGTCTATACTGTTGACAGAGAATTGAATATTCTTCAAGTCAATCGTGCGTGGAATGATTTCATTCGCGCGTATGAGAAAGATGTAGAAAATGAATATGAAGGAACAAACCTATTTGATGTTCTGCCCGATGAATCACTGAAGGCAATGTTACAAAAAGTTACCGAAGATTTGCTCGCCGGTTCGATTGAATTTTCTTCAGGGGAAATTGTACTGCGAAGTTTACATGGTGAACGGATGTATCAGGTGACTATCAATCCGCTCGTCATAGAAAAAGATATTTTCGGATTAGTCATTAGCCATACCGATATCACGGAATTACGTCAATCTGCTTCTGAACTCAAAAAACATTCGGAAAAATTATTAGCCTTAAATTCTATTGCGACAAAAATTCAGACGTCGCGAAGCATCGAAGAAATTCTGCACACAGCGGTACCGATGCTTCAGAAAACTACCGAGGCGGATGCAATTGCAGTCTATCTGAAAAGTGAAGAGACCGACGATTTGTTTCTTGCCGCTCATTCAGAAATAAGTGAATCGCTTCTCAATCAGATTCCGAATTTATCATTGAGAACATCTGCAACAGGGAATGTTGTTAAGACGCACCAATCATTATTCATTCAACAGAAAGCGTACGATGATTCACGAATCCTGAAGGAATTCAGAGCATTTTTCAGGTTAGCAGGGATTGAAGCGTTAGGAATTATTCCGTTAGTTTCCAGGGAGCGAGTATATGGTGCGATAGATATTGTCTATCGAACACGCGATGCCTTTACTGACCAACTCTGCCAGATTCTTGCTCTCGTGAGCAATCAGTTAGGAACGGCAATTGAAAATGTTCAACTCTACAATCAATTACAAAAGCAAGTCGAACAACTTTCCGTTCTGTACCGGATAAGTCAGCAATTGACTTCTACCCTGGAAATGGAACACATTTACGATATTATTGCACTCCATCTGCAACAATCATTTTCGTTTGAAACGTTGTCAATCGGATTGTTTGATGAAAAAACTCATGAACTTGTTTCATCGTTTGATGTTTCACAGAACGAAGGGAGAATGCAAATATTTTCTAAAGCGTCAGTAAGAAATACTCTTCTCGAAGGAACACCGGAACACGAAGTAATAGTAACAAAGCAATCGGTGTTGAATAGCGTTGGCAACCTGATACACATTCCGATGCTTTCAAAGGAAAAGATTTTCGGAATCATGTCGCTTTCGGTTTCTGAACAGGCGCATTTTTCTCAAACTCAAATTCGATTATTAGAGAATATTGCCAACCTTGTAGCAATAGCCTTAGAAAAAGCAAAACTGCATCAGGAGACAATTCAAAAATCGGCAGAAATTGAGAGGCGCAATAAAGAACTTGATGATTTTGCCTATGTTGTTTCGCATGATTTGAAAGAGCCTTTGATTAGCGTAGAAGGATTTTGTAATATTTTGCAGAGTGATTTCAGCAACAGCATTTCGGAAGAGGGGAAAGAATATCTTGACTCAATTGTTTCTGCTTCAGGAAGAATGAAGGGACTCATAGATGATTTGTTGATGCTTTCGCGAATCAGCAGACCCTCTGATGTTTTCAAGCCGGTTAATCTCGAAGAGGTAATAAATGAAGTAAAAGCGGATTTCGTTTATACACTCACTCAGAAAAATGCAATGCTCATTCTCGAAGACCCTATGCCGACTGTATTCGGAAATCGGTCTCATTTGAAAATCTTGTTTCAAAATTTGATTAGCAATGCACTGAAATTTAATGATAAAGAGCGTCCGACGGTCGAAATCGGATTTCTTAATGCAGAAAATAATTCTTATCTTTTTTTCGTCCGAGACAACGGTATTGGTATAGACAAGGATTACTATGAAAAAATCTTTGTCATTTTTCAACGATTGCATCCACGAGAACAATACGAGGGCTCAGGTGCGGGACTTGCGATTGTGAAAAAAATAATTGAAATGCACAAAGGTACAATTTGGGTAGAATCAATACCGGGGCAGGGCACGACCTTTTATTTTACGTTGACGAAATAA
- a CDS encoding outer membrane beta-barrel protein — translation MKKVTLVLLTVVFAASLGFAGEPKTKMGDEALLFSFSGLANLAVGNYGNQYGIGAKYYFQDDMAFRGSLGFNLSTTTKKDPTTQNRPDDKTTEMSFSIMPGIQYNMATNGSVVAYVGAQASFSAWNKTQDNAGFANGQKDVSSTTSFGVGGFAGFEWFAWDNISLGGEYNLMLNIGSGSDENTPAGGTAVKTDRPSTMGFGFGSSGALTAAVYF, via the coding sequence ATGAAAAAAGTTACACTAGTTTTATTAACAGTCGTTTTTGCCGCAAGTTTAGGCTTCGCTGGCGAACCAAAAACAAAGATGGGAGACGAAGCTCTTCTGTTTTCGTTTAGTGGTTTAGCCAATCTCGCAGTCGGAAACTATGGCAATCAGTATGGAATTGGTGCAAAGTACTATTTCCAAGACGATATGGCTTTTCGTGGTTCGCTCGGATTTAATTTGAGCACAACTACAAAGAAAGATCCTACGACACAAAACCGTCCAGATGACAAAACCACAGAAATGAGTTTTTCAATCATGCCTGGAATTCAATATAATATGGCAACCAATGGTTCGGTTGTTGCTTATGTTGGTGCGCAAGCGTCATTTTCAGCTTGGAACAAAACTCAAGATAACGCAGGTTTTGCAAATGGTCAAAAAGATGTTTCATCAACAACAAGTTTTGGTGTTGGTGGTTTTGCAGGATTTGAATGGTTTGCTTGGGACAATATCAGTTTAGGTGGTGAATATAACCTAATGCTGAATATTGGTTCAGGTAGCGATGAAAATACACCTGCTGGTGGTACGGCAGTTAAAACTGATAGACCCTCAACAATGGGCTTCGGTTTCGGTTCATCCGGCGCTTTAACGGCAGCTGTTTATTTCTAA
- a CDS encoding TolC family protein translates to MKYFFVISLLFFCSVFASSQTDTIVIPESNFLDLESIIIEALVSNQEIQSMQYDWDMIIAKVPQSGTLPNPMLEYMHDEFPGIRFGEQMFSRIKLSQMFDYPTKLSTERTIAEIQAEHSHHGHLEKINSIIANVKSVYFELWYVQQAIFLMNENIRLMNQFLSIAQTKYSVGNATLQEVLKSQVEITKMQNQLIDLRAKELSMKAMLMAFLNRQQEDTLGYAFISEIVAFDTTLDSLEQYALSNRPMLIHDSLMISENQKMLKMAKLEYYPDFNVSLEKVYSPMTQFDGWSISAGITLPFVPWTITRTDSKIEEANLGIKKAEAGYLSSKNMVISSVRDLYYRISSGRRQINNYATTIIPQAEQSLQASLTSYQSSQTDFLMLIDAFRTLTDLRMEYFMLRMQFEQNVAELERVIGKSYYTDSQLTQGNGQ, encoded by the coding sequence ATGAAATACTTTTTTGTAATTTCTCTTTTGTTTTTTTGTTCAGTATTTGCATCGAGTCAAACGGATACCATTGTTATACCCGAATCAAATTTTCTTGACCTGGAATCAATAATCATAGAAGCATTGGTTTCCAATCAGGAAATTCAATCAATGCAATATGATTGGGATATGATTATTGCCAAAGTTCCTCAGTCAGGAACCTTGCCAAATCCGATGCTTGAATATATGCACGATGAATTTCCCGGCATTCGTTTTGGCGAGCAAATGTTTTCCCGAATCAAACTCTCTCAGATGTTTGATTATCCAACTAAACTTTCAACCGAGCGAACGATTGCCGAAATCCAGGCAGAACATTCGCACCATGGACATTTAGAAAAAATAAATAGCATCATTGCAAATGTGAAGTCGGTTTACTTTGAATTGTGGTACGTTCAACAGGCAATATTTTTGATGAACGAAAATATCCGTCTGATGAATCAATTCCTTTCAATTGCGCAAACAAAGTATAGTGTTGGAAACGCTACTCTTCAAGAGGTTTTGAAATCGCAGGTAGAGATAACAAAAATGCAAAACCAACTTATTGATTTGCGCGCTAAAGAACTGAGCATGAAGGCAATGTTGATGGCGTTCCTGAATCGTCAACAGGAAGATACGCTTGGCTATGCTTTCATATCCGAAATTGTTGCATTCGATACAACGCTTGATTCCCTCGAACAGTATGCCCTTTCAAATCGTCCAATGTTGATTCACGATTCGCTCATGATAAGTGAAAATCAAAAAATGTTAAAAATGGCAAAACTTGAATATTACCCCGACTTCAATGTGAGTCTCGAAAAAGTCTATTCACCAATGACACAGTTTGATGGATGGAGTATCTCGGCAGGAATTACTTTGCCGTTCGTTCCTTGGACAATCACAAGGACGGACTCCAAAATCGAAGAGGCGAATCTTGGAATCAAAAAAGCGGAGGCAGGATATTTATCATCGAAAAATATGGTCATCTCATCGGTGAGAGATTTGTACTATCGAATCTCAAGCGGAAGAAGACAAATCAACAATTATGCAACGACGATTATCCCTCAAGCGGAACAATCGTTGCAAGCGAGTCTCACATCGTACCAAAGTTCACAAACAGATTTTCTCATGCTCATCGATGCGTTCAGAACATTAACTGATTTACGCATGGAGTACTTCATGCTTCGAATGCAATTCGAGCAAAACGTTGCCGAACTCGAACGAGTCATCGGCAAGTCATATTACACTGATTCTCAACTCACTCAAGGAAATGGACAATGA
- a CDS encoding efflux RND transporter periplasmic adaptor subunit produces the protein MKKIFVISSIIILGTLVLLVYSNYFSSEKKSDSETQSQEKEYYTCPMHPSVISDRPGACPVCGMALVKKSKMQDASEEEMKNLQHVSLSASQRVIANVSTTSVTRQDINKEISAVGVVDFAEPLQTTVTARFRGRIEKLYANFTGEKVKQGQPLFDLYSPDLVSAQREFIIALNSLGDSLFSGTNQSLMLNASRDRLRIHFGMTEQQIAAIEQTRQTQSTMTYFSPISGTVLSKEIQEGQYVDEGMSLYKLADLSNVWIYLDVYEKDIRFILINHPVQITTETYPNETFKGKVTFIDPVINNETRTVRVRTEFDNPNGKLKPQMYVKAQIHVPSSSALVVPATAVLYTGKRNVVWVEVQENFFEPREVELGISSGSYIEVLSGLKEEDIVVTSGGYLLESESQLQQPGGSSGGHQHDGTKKETEEEQQKSGDEHEGHQMQSDARIIVDGNYTPNIIHAKRGKKLTIAFERHDESKCTDEVVFEDFNIRKKLPSHQTTLIEITPQEAGEFRFTCGMDMVEGKLIVHQEN, from the coding sequence ATGAAAAAGATTTTTGTCATTAGCTCAATTATTATACTTGGAACACTCGTTCTGTTAGTCTATTCAAATTATTTCTCCTCAGAGAAAAAATCCGACTCAGAAACTCAATCACAGGAGAAAGAATACTACACCTGCCCGATGCACCCGTCCGTAATTTCTGACCGACCGGGCGCTTGCCCCGTTTGTGGAATGGCATTGGTGAAAAAATCAAAAATGCAAGATGCATCCGAAGAAGAAATGAAGAATTTACAGCATGTAAGTCTTTCGGCATCACAGCGAGTAATTGCTAATGTTTCAACAACATCCGTAACACGGCAAGACATCAACAAAGAAATATCTGCAGTCGGAGTTGTTGATTTTGCCGAGCCATTACAAACGACTGTCACTGCCCGTTTCAGAGGACGCATCGAAAAACTCTACGCCAATTTCACAGGCGAAAAAGTTAAACAAGGTCAGCCGCTGTTTGATTTGTACAGCCCGGATTTAGTTTCTGCCCAGCGAGAATTTATTATCGCTTTGAATTCTCTGGGCGATTCGCTTTTCTCCGGCACAAATCAATCTTTGATGCTGAATGCTTCACGGGACAGATTGCGTATCCACTTCGGGATGACGGAACAACAAATCGCTGCCATCGAACAAACACGACAAACACAATCAACGATGACATATTTCTCCCCTATTTCCGGCACAGTTCTTTCGAAAGAAATTCAGGAAGGACAGTATGTTGATGAGGGAATGTCACTGTATAAACTCGCCGACCTCTCGAACGTGTGGATTTACCTTGATGTGTATGAAAAGGATATTCGCTTTATTTTGATAAATCATCCTGTCCAAATCACAACAGAAACATATCCCAACGAAACGTTCAAAGGCAAAGTTACTTTCATTGACCCGGTCATCAACAATGAAACACGAACCGTGCGTGTGCGAACAGAGTTTGACAATCCAAACGGAAAATTGAAACCTCAGATGTATGTAAAGGCACAGATTCATGTTCCTTCGTCGTCAGCGCTTGTTGTTCCTGCAACGGCAGTGTTGTACACAGGAAAACGGAATGTTGTTTGGGTTGAAGTTCAGGAAAATTTCTTCGAGCCGCGTGAAGTTGAACTTGGAATCAGCAGCGGTTCGTACATTGAAGTTCTTTCTGGGCTCAAAGAAGAAGATATCGTGGTTACTTCAGGAGGATATTTGCTTGAATCGGAAAGTCAACTTCAGCAACCTGGTGGCTCTTCAGGCGGACATCAACACGATGGAACGAAAAAAGAGACTGAAGAAGAACAGCAAAAGTCCGGTGACGAACACGAAGGACATCAAATGCAAAGTGATGCAAGAATTATAGTTGATGGAAACTATACTCCAAATATTATCCATGCAAAGCGAGGAAAGAAGTTGACAATCGCATTTGAACGACACGATGAATCGAAATGCACCGACGAAGTCGTGTTTGAAGATTTTAACATTCGGAAAAAACTTCCTTCGCATCAAACCACCCTTATAGAGATTACTCCTCAAGAAGCCGGGGAATTTCGCTTTACCTGCGGCATGGATATGGTCGAAGGCAAACTTATTGTTCACCAAGAAAATTAA